In Vitis riparia cultivar Riparia Gloire de Montpellier isolate 1030 unplaced genomic scaffold, EGFV_Vit.rip_1.0 scaffold686_pilon_pilon, whole genome shotgun sequence, a single window of DNA contains:
- the LOC117910263 gene encoding xyloglucan galactosyltransferase MUR3-like has product MWSVRGHWKQMEKTVAGKCLNQFWSVLLPLCLFLFISALFFDFCGLKQGVLINFSARAPKIFGQIHPIVDECVGQYIYVHNLPSRFNDDLLEDCHSINQWYDICEYLSNSGLGPQLSNSGDVDDFPNKSWFATDQFLLEVIFRTRMKDYKCLTNDSAMASAVYVPFYAGLEISRHLWGFNASVRDAVSNDLIKFLVEQPEWKRMWGKDHFLIVGRVTWDFRRMPNNESFWGSNFLRLPESENMTILGIESSHGSDNDFGIPYPTYFHPSHDSEVFEWQDRMRRRRRQYLFSFAGADRPQDGDSIRGEMMDQCRASRDKCKLLDCAFDKKNNCKTINVMQMFQNSSFCLQPTGDSFTRRSTFDSILAGCIPVFFHPVSAYRQYLWHLPKEHTKYSVFIPMNYIREGIVSIEKVLLGIPEQRMLAMREEVISLIPKIIYANPSSKLETIEDAFDISIREVLQRVKEMRSVGRGERSTVG; this is encoded by the coding sequence ATGTGGTCTGTAAGAGGGCATTGGAAGCAGATGGAGAAAACAGTCGCTGGGAAGTGCCTCAATCAATTCTGGTCTGTTCTCTTGCCTCTCTGTCTGTTCTTGTTCATATCAGCGCtgttctttgatttttgtgGTTTAAAACAAGGAGTACTCATCAATTTTTCAGCCAGAGCCCCTAAAATTTTTGGTCAAATTCATCCTATAGTAGATGAGTGTGTGGGTCAATACATTTATGTTCATAATCTTCCTAGTCGATTCAACGATGACCTTCTGGAGGATTGCCATTCCATTAATCAATGGTATGATATATGCGAGTATCTATCCAACTCGGGACTTGGTCCCCAGCTTTCAAATTCTGGAGATGTTGATGATTTTCCAAACAAGAGCTGGTTTGCCACAGACCAGTTCCTTCTGGAAGTGATTTTCCGTACCAGGATGAAGGACTACAAGTGCTTGACTAACGATTCGGCCATGGCTTCTGCTGTATACGTGCCGTTTTATGCTGGCCTTGAAATCAGCCGACACCTTTGGGGTTTCAACGCATCAGTCAGAGATGCTGTTTCTAATGATCTGATCAAGTTTTTAGTAGAGCAGCCCGAGTGGAAACGCATGTGGGGTAAGGATCATTTCTTGATTGTGGGCAGGGTTACATGGGATTTCAGGAGAATGCCTAACAACGAATCCTTTTGGGGTAGCAATTTTTTGAGGCTGCCTGAATCAGAGAACATGACTATTCTCGGGATCGAATCCAGCCACGGATCAGACAATGACTTTGGAATACCCTATCCGACATACTTCCATCCTTCGCATGACAGTGAGGTGTTTGAATGGCAGGATAGGATGAGGAGAAGGAGACGGCAGTACTTGTTCTCCTTTGCAGGGGCGGATCGACCTCAAGATGGGGATTCTATTCGGGGAGAGATGATGGATCAGTGTCGAGCTTCAAGGGATAAATGCAAGTTGCTGGACTGTGCATTTGATAAGAAGAACAACTGCAAGACGATTAATGTGATGCAGATGTTTCAAAACTCTAGCTTCTGCTTACAGCCTACAGGGGATTCATTCACTCGGCGATCGACTTTTGATTCGATTCTGGCAGGCTGCATTCCTGTTTTCTTCCATCCGGTTTCTGCTTACAGGCAGTATTTGTGGCATTTACCCAAGGAGCATACAAAGTATTCCGTGTTCATTCCAATGAATTACATAAGAGAGGGTATAGTAAGCATCGAGAAAGTCTTGCTTGGAATTCCAGAACAGAGAATGTTGGCCATGAGAGAGGAAGTAATAAGCCTAATCCCTAAGATCATATATGCCAATCCAAGTTCTAAGCTGGAGACAATTGAAGATGCATTTGACATATCAATAAGGGAAGTTCTTCAAAGAGTAAAGGAAATGAGGAGTGTGGGGAGGGGGGAGAGATCTACAGTGGGATAA